Proteins encoded together in one Desulfosporosinus meridiei DSM 13257 window:
- a CDS encoding methyl-accepting chemotaxis protein, protein MKKFEAYQIIASEIQKFFNEDVAVTLFDTEKIVAYYPGKTIDTKAKIGSPPTPGSNVLEALTSEKRVVRRVSKELFGVPFVGIALPIFDDSKLAGCLAIACSLELYDSLLETGQEILDAVVTISSSAQNLSSATEELAATIRNMNDETKQVNLEMQKTNELTQEIKKISKQSNILGINAAIEASRAGEQGRGFAIVSEEVRKLATDTDASTHAIESNVKEVQSSVGLLIEAIKQLTEATEGHANDVTEIANTLVRIESMAKRLLELGQN, encoded by the coding sequence GTGAAAAAATTTGAGGCTTATCAGATTATAGCTTCGGAGATCCAGAAGTTTTTTAATGAAGATGTTGCGGTTACCCTTTTCGATACTGAAAAAATTGTTGCTTATTACCCGGGAAAGACAATTGACACAAAAGCTAAGATTGGCAGCCCTCCGACCCCAGGTTCTAATGTGTTAGAGGCACTTACTAGTGAAAAACGAGTAGTAAGGCGCGTATCGAAAGAACTATTTGGTGTTCCCTTTGTCGGTATTGCTCTTCCAATCTTCGATGACTCAAAGCTCGCAGGTTGTCTGGCGATTGCTTGTTCCCTAGAACTTTATGATAGTCTCTTGGAAACTGGTCAGGAAATACTTGATGCAGTAGTAACAATTTCTTCTTCAGCCCAAAATCTTTCAAGTGCTACGGAAGAATTAGCAGCAACAATAAGGAATATGAACGATGAGACTAAACAAGTTAATCTTGAGATGCAGAAAACCAATGAATTAACTCAGGAAATAAAGAAAATTTCCAAACAAAGCAATATTCTGGGAATTAATGCTGCCATCGAAGCTTCCCGAGCTGGGGAACAGGGTAGGGGATTTGCAATAGTATCAGAGGAGGTTAGGAAACTCGCGACAGATACCGATGCTTCTACCCACGCAATTGAAAGTAACGTTAAAGAAGTGCAATCTTCTGTGGGGCTTTTAATTGAAGCTATAAAACAGCTTACCGAGGCGACTGAAGGCCATGCCAATGATGTAACGGAAATAGCTAACACTCTAGTGAGAATTGAAAGTATGGCTAAAAGACTTTTAGAATTGGGACAAAACTGA
- a CDS encoding flavodoxin family protein, with product MKVIAFNGSPRGKGNTSQSIQIVLDELEKEGIETEMIQLGGRKVFGCLACGKCKETKDNRCARKDDDMNTFIQKIEEADGIIIGSPTYFSNVSTEVKALIDRCGYVSKSNGGALLKGKVGASVVSARRAGATFTYSAINFFFGIAEMIICSSNYWNLTLSRDPGDVQNDSEGIQTFQTLGQNMAKLLKQVR from the coding sequence ATGAAAGTTATAGCATTTAACGGAAGTCCCAGGGGTAAGGGAAATACCTCACAAAGTATACAAATAGTCTTAGATGAGTTGGAAAAAGAAGGTATTGAAACCGAGATGATCCAATTGGGAGGCCGTAAGGTATTTGGTTGCCTAGCCTGCGGGAAATGTAAGGAAACTAAAGATAATCGCTGTGCTCGCAAGGATGACGATATGAACACATTTATCCAGAAAATCGAAGAAGCCGATGGTATTATTATTGGTTCCCCTACTTACTTCAGCAATGTGAGCACCGAGGTAAAGGCTCTTATTGATCGCTGTGGTTATGTCTCAAAATCCAACGGTGGAGCTTTATTAAAAGGAAAAGTAGGGGCATCCGTCGTCTCAGCTCGTCGAGCTGGAGCAACCTTCACCTACTCTGCCATTAATTTCTTCTTTGGCATTGCTGAGATGATCATTTGCAGTTCAAACTATTGGAATCTGACTCTATCACGGGATCCAGGCGATGTCCAAAATGATAGTGAAGGCATCCAAACTTTTCAAACCTTAGGACAAAACATGGCCAAACTCTTAAAACAGGTTCGCTAA
- a CDS encoding winged helix-turn-helix transcriptional regulator: MIKFKNTEYQCSMELTLALIGGKWKALILWHLGEKTLRYSEMRKVIPNVTPKMLTQQLRELEDSGLVKRLIYTQIPPKVEYSLTKAGKSLLPILNTMCKWGQNYANEYENNKQELKLAQEE, encoded by the coding sequence ATGATAAAGTTTAAAAATACTGAGTATCAGTGTTCTATGGAACTGACTTTAGCGCTCATTGGCGGTAAGTGGAAGGCTTTAATACTTTGGCACTTAGGGGAGAAAACATTAAGATACAGTGAAATGAGAAAAGTAATACCTAATGTCACACCCAAAATGTTAACGCAACAACTTAGGGAACTAGAAGACAGTGGATTGGTTAAGAGGTTAATTTATACTCAGATACCTCCAAAAGTAGAATATTCTTTGACAAAAGCGGGTAAAAGCCTTTTGCCGATTTTAAATACAATGTGTAAATGGGGACAAAACTACGCAAATGAGTATGAAAACAATAAACAAGAATTAAAGCTTGCTCAAGAAGAGTAG
- a CDS encoding PLP-dependent aminotransferase family protein — protein sequence MITLPLCTTKLPLYKQIYDWLKTEIQCKNFKPNDKIPSKRKLSEHLCVSINTIDTAYSQLIDEGYILSIPKKGYYVCDIDVYHNINIVQHDSAPLNERIRKLKIDFSPSDIDHKAFPYKTWRNHFKSCFNEFDNSILKRTIAQGNLGLRQELVTFLHSSRGVNCDERQIVIGAGTESSLRTISLILGNNTSIALENPVYRKAYKTFEHMGHKILPIPIDNKGIKIEPLRDLSNVAVYLTPSHQFPLGVSMPIGRRIDLLNFANEADGRFIIEDDYDSEFRYIRKPLPSLQSIDQNGKVIYVGTFSTSIAPSIRMNYMVLPLRLLKIYNQIFSEFGSEVSILEQKIVEKFISEGNYEKHLNKMRKLYKDKRAHLIRELSIFGNQIKVVGESAGNHLLIKLITEKCEKEVRNAAIENGVKVYPVSDYFIGEVLSKYENIYLLGFGALSKLEISEGVKLLYKAWH from the coding sequence TTGATTACCTTGCCTTTATGCACTACCAAATTACCTTTATACAAGCAAATTTATGATTGGCTAAAAACTGAAATTCAATGTAAGAACTTTAAGCCAAACGACAAGATCCCTTCAAAAAGGAAACTATCAGAGCATCTTTGTGTCAGTATCAATACGATTGATACTGCCTATAGCCAATTAATTGACGAAGGATATATTTTGTCAATCCCTAAAAAAGGTTATTATGTATGTGACATTGACGTATACCATAATATAAACATAGTTCAGCACGATAGTGCCCCATTAAACGAACGTATAAGGAAATTAAAAATTGATTTTTCTCCCAGTGACATTGACCACAAAGCATTTCCCTATAAAACATGGAGAAATCATTTTAAAAGTTGCTTTAATGAATTTGATAATAGCATACTAAAAAGAACCATAGCCCAGGGAAATCTAGGCTTGCGGCAAGAACTAGTTACATTTTTGCATAGTTCCAGAGGGGTAAACTGTGATGAAAGACAGATTGTCATTGGAGCGGGAACTGAAAGTTCTTTGCGCACTATAAGCCTAATACTAGGCAATAATACCTCTATTGCCCTGGAGAATCCCGTTTATCGAAAGGCTTATAAAACATTCGAACATATGGGCCATAAAATTTTGCCCATACCTATCGATAATAAGGGTATTAAAATAGAGCCACTAAGAGATCTTTCTAATGTTGCAGTTTATCTAACTCCCTCACATCAATTCCCTCTTGGAGTAAGTATGCCAATCGGCCGGAGAATTGATCTGTTAAATTTTGCCAATGAAGCTGATGGCCGATTTATTATCGAAGATGACTATGATAGTGAATTTAGATATATTAGAAAACCTTTGCCTTCTTTACAAAGTATCGACCAAAATGGAAAGGTGATATACGTCGGAACATTTTCTACCTCGATTGCCCCATCTATCAGAATGAACTACATGGTCTTACCCTTAAGATTGCTCAAAATTTACAATCAAATATTTAGTGAATTTGGCTCGGAAGTATCAATCCTTGAACAGAAAATTGTTGAAAAGTTTATTTCAGAGGGCAACTACGAGAAACATCTTAACAAAATGCGAAAACTCTATAAGGACAAAAGGGCCCATTTAATAAGAGAGTTATCAATTTTTGGGAACCAGATTAAAGTTGTGGGCGAAAGCGCAGGAAATCACTTGCTTATTAAGTTAATCACTGAGAAATGTGAAAAGGAAGTAAGAAATGCTGCTATTGAAAATGGGGTCAAGGTATATCCTGTTTCAGACTATTTTATAGGCGAAGTATTAAGTAAGTATGAAAATATCTACTTATTAGGTTTCGGTGCGTTAAGTAAACTAGAGATATCGGAGGGTGTTAAACTATTATACAAAGCATGGCACTAG
- a CDS encoding diguanylate cyclase domain-containing protein → MAIVIVDDTMFSLEVTKAWLKAAGYMDIITVKSARELYRLIDGHSEWGIVEVDLILMDIVMPEINGIEACQSVKKREWLVDVPVIMVTSRTDRNDLHLAFSSGAMDYIKKPLDSVELLARVRSALKLKHETARRKARELELLEVTRQLQAANERLQNLSFFDGLTGIANRRNFDQRLLQERKRAMREKNPLSLIMLDIDYFKAFNDTYGHLKGDDCLITVASLLVKTLRRPGDFPARYGGEEFGVVLPNTDDIGAAVIAEELRASIERANIEHISSPCADHVTISLGVVTRFQGHLDNSNDLIMTADRALYCSKNQGRNRVTIDILKND, encoded by the coding sequence ATGGCCATAGTTATTGTAGACGATACTATGTTTAGCTTAGAAGTGACAAAAGCATGGCTTAAGGCTGCGGGATATATGGATATTATTACTGTAAAGTCAGCAAGGGAGCTTTATCGGTTGATCGACGGCCATTCAGAATGGGGAATTGTGGAAGTAGATCTAATTCTAATGGATATTGTGATGCCAGAAATTAATGGAATTGAGGCTTGCCAGAGTGTCAAAAAGCGAGAATGGCTTGTTGACGTACCAGTAATCATGGTAACGTCGAGGACAGACAGAAATGATCTACATCTGGCATTTTCTTCAGGAGCTATGGATTATATTAAGAAGCCTCTTGATAGTGTTGAATTGTTAGCCCGAGTGCGTTCAGCGTTAAAATTGAAACATGAGACAGCTCGGCGAAAAGCTCGAGAATTGGAACTGCTTGAGGTTACTCGTCAGCTACAAGCGGCTAACGAGAGGTTGCAAAATCTTTCTTTCTTCGATGGCCTAACTGGGATTGCTAATCGAAGGAATTTTGACCAGAGATTACTACAAGAGAGAAAACGTGCTATGCGGGAGAAGAATCCTCTTTCTCTAATTATGCTGGACATCGATTACTTTAAAGCCTTTAATGATACCTATGGTCATTTAAAAGGAGACGATTGTTTAATAACTGTAGCATCTTTGTTGGTAAAGACCTTAAGACGACCCGGTGATTTTCCCGCTCGGTATGGAGGGGAAGAGTTTGGCGTTGTTTTGCCGAACACAGATGATATTGGAGCAGCTGTTATAGCAGAAGAATTGAGAGCCAGTATCGAGAGAGCGAACATTGAACATATCAGTTCCCCTTGTGCAGATCATGTTACGATAAGTCTGGGGGTTGTGACAAGATTCCAAGGGCATTTGGACAACTCGAATGATTTAATAATGACTGCGGATCGGGCACTTTACTGTTCTAAAAATCAAGGCCGCAATCGAGTAACAATAGATATCCTTAAGAATGATTAA
- a CDS encoding pyridoxamine kinase has translation MNKQKRIAAIHDISCVGRCSLTVALPILSAAGFDTSVLPTAILSTHTGGFEGFTYRDLTEDIKPISNHWQSLNLHFDALYSGFLGSFEQIDLVADLFDTFKSPDTLIMVDPVMADNGVLYSIYSPEMAKGMTKLCAKADIIVPNLTEAAFLLEEEYVGEDYTQDYIETTLKKLSALGSDKVVLSGVSFESNKVGAAAYDSITGRVSYAFNDKIDGYFHGTGDVFGSALLSALLNNFPLAEATKIAVDYTHMCIFLTQKAEQEKRYGVCFEKAIPYLIKQLGLLNQ, from the coding sequence ATGAATAAACAAAAAAGGATTGCTGCAATTCACGATATTTCATGTGTTGGCAGATGTTCTCTTACAGTTGCACTACCAATACTCTCAGCTGCTGGTTTTGACACTAGTGTCCTGCCTACAGCTATTTTATCAACGCACACTGGCGGATTTGAAGGTTTTACTTATAGAGATTTAACGGAAGATATCAAACCTATTTCAAACCATTGGCAATCGTTGAACCTGCATTTTGATGCATTATACAGTGGATTTTTGGGGTCATTCGAGCAAATAGATCTAGTCGCAGACCTCTTTGACACATTTAAAAGCCCAGACACCTTAATAATGGTTGATCCCGTGATGGCAGACAATGGTGTCTTATATTCAATCTATTCTCCTGAAATGGCTAAGGGAATGACTAAATTATGTGCGAAAGCCGATATTATTGTTCCCAATTTGACGGAAGCCGCTTTTCTTTTAGAGGAAGAATATGTTGGAGAAGACTACACACAGGATTATATCGAAACAACCTTGAAAAAACTGTCCGCTTTGGGATCAGATAAAGTTGTACTATCCGGAGTATCCTTTGAAAGTAACAAAGTAGGCGCCGCTGCTTATGACAGTATCACCGGTAGGGTCAGTTATGCCTTCAATGATAAAATTGACGGTTACTTCCATGGCACTGGAGATGTGTTTGGCAGTGCTTTACTATCCGCACTTTTGAACAATTTCCCTCTTGCTGAAGCAACAAAAATTGCTGTGGACTATACCCATATGTGTATTTTTTTGACTCAAAAAGCTGAACAAGAAAAAAGATATGGTGTTTGCTTTGAAAAAGCAATTCCATATCTAATAAAGCAATTAGGGTTACTTAATCAATAA
- a CDS encoding DUF4352 domain-containing protein, producing the protein MGKIVTVGKAGKQRRYCSQAQYCLLVLLVPTLLFLLGAGALTTQAHTNSPQFLTSQGSIPVFQDEYKLGETFKIGNLQYRIDSVRTSTGKTEIRSPRQGNVYLFVNLTIENKSLSDVEVRSVIGFKLKDSNGQSQESSLGAFLGAKNHIDGTIRSAETINGELGYEVSQEAKEFSLIVIPDPLDSKAKNVSVKLSIDK; encoded by the coding sequence ATGGGGAAAATTGTAACAGTTGGTAAGGCAGGCAAGCAGCGTAGGTATTGTTCTCAGGCTCAATATTGTTTACTCGTCCTCCTGGTACCAACGTTGCTTTTCTTATTAGGTGCTGGTGCTCTAACTACCCAAGCGCATACTAATTCGCCGCAGTTTCTAACATCCCAGGGTTCAATACCGGTCTTTCAAGATGAATATAAGCTAGGTGAGACCTTTAAGATAGGAAATCTTCAATATCGAATCGACAGTGTTCGGACATCAACGGGCAAAACAGAGATTAGATCGCCACGTCAGGGAAATGTCTATCTCTTTGTAAATCTAACCATTGAAAACAAGAGTCTTAGCGATGTTGAAGTTAGAAGCGTAATAGGATTTAAGCTTAAAGACTCGAATGGTCAGAGCCAAGAATCAAGTCTAGGAGCTTTTCTGGGTGCAAAAAACCATATTGATGGAACAATAAGATCCGCGGAAACAATAAATGGGGAATTGGGATATGAGGTATCACAAGAGGCTAAAGAATTTAGTTTGATTGTTATTCCCGATCCATTAGATTCTAAAGCAAAAAATGTAAGTGTTAAGTTATCAATAGATAAGTAA
- a CDS encoding peptidoglycan-binding domain-containing protein — MHNKNIGDGQWKCPLLRMGSTGADVKRLQTKLLEAGFSPGKIDGIFGSLTRSAVLAFQKSRNLAQDGIVGKMTWTALGVNCNSPIPPVNHCPTLVQGSTGPAVVDLQSRLKARGFYAGNIDGIFGPITRAGVIAFQQSAGLAQDGIVGKMTWTALGVNCGTPTPPPPVNHCPTLQEGSNGPAVVKLQGLLKSKGYYSGNVDGIFGPITKGAVLYFQECMGLVQDGIVGIKTWTALGVNCYY, encoded by the coding sequence TTGCACAATAAAAACATAGGTGATGGACAATGGAAATGTCCTTTATTAAGAATGGGTTCGACAGGAGCCGATGTAAAAAGGTTACAGACTAAGCTATTGGAGGCGGGATTTTCGCCGGGAAAAATTGACGGTATTTTTGGCTCATTAACCAGATCGGCTGTTCTAGCTTTTCAGAAGAGCAGAAATCTTGCTCAAGATGGAATTGTTGGTAAGATGACCTGGACTGCGCTAGGGGTAAATTGTAATTCGCCTATCCCACCGGTAAATCATTGTCCGACTCTTGTCCAAGGAAGTACCGGACCGGCTGTTGTTGACCTTCAAAGTCGCCTAAAAGCAAGAGGATTTTACGCAGGAAACATTGATGGAATCTTTGGACCCATTACTCGTGCAGGCGTTATAGCATTTCAACAAAGTGCTGGGCTAGCTCAGGATGGAATTGTCGGTAAAATGACCTGGACTGCACTTGGGGTGAACTGCGGTACCCCTACACCGCCCCCACCGGTAAACCACTGTCCAACTCTCCAAGAGGGTAGTAATGGTCCAGCAGTTGTCAAACTTCAGGGATTGTTGAAATCGAAAGGGTATTATTCGGGAAATGTGGATGGAATCTTTGGCCCTATTACGAAAGGAGCAGTTCTGTATTTTCAGGAGTGTATGGGCTTAGTTCAAGATGGAATAGTAGGTATTAAGACTTGGACTGCTTTAGGTGTTAACTGTTATTATTAA
- a CDS encoding response regulator yields the protein MLASRRFLSKFLAQYGEVDLVVDGLEALDAYLIANKDKEPYDLICLDIMMPKVDGVKVLKAIREFENKLELKSEERVKVIMTTALAETDYVNQAFDIGCEAYAAKPIDTNKLIEVIKKIGLLKEKDV from the coding sequence ATTTTAGCTAGTCGGAGATTTTTATCTAAATTTCTAGCCCAATATGGCGAAGTTGATCTAGTCGTTGATGGGCTTGAAGCGCTTGATGCCTATTTGATAGCCAATAAGGACAAAGAACCCTATGACCTAATATGTCTGGATATTATGATGCCAAAAGTCGATGGAGTCAAAGTGTTAAAGGCAATAAGAGAATTCGAGAATAAACTCGAGTTAAAGTCTGAGGAGAGAGTGAAGGTTATAATGACAACTGCTCTTGCAGAAACGGACTATGTAAATCAAGCCTTTGATATTGGATGTGAAGCGTATGCGGCCAAGCCAATTGATACCAACAAACTGATTGAAGTGATTAAGAAGATTGGACTACTTAAAGAAAAAGATGTTTAA